ATGCTAGAAAGGATGAAGAGAATAAAGACAAATAGGAGGATTTCAGGAAGACATTAACTTAGGCTTAAGGCACAGGAGTTGTATACAGAGGTATACTGTATACAGCAGCAGAGAAACAGCCATCTGCCCCTTGTATGTGTATGTCCACTGACAGGCACACAATGAGCCTATGAGCACACACAGAGAAGATTTCTGTGCATATTTTAGTGTTTCCACACCAAAAGTCCTGTGTGTGTGGACAGGTTAATCCCCTGTTCCTTGGCTTGGTATTTGGTCCTTGGTAGATATTTGCATGTACAGTGATGTACAATGGCCTGCGTGCATGCTCAATGAAAATTCAGTAAAGAGGATGGGCCTCTGTGCAATTAATATTTAAACTCCCAGCGTGAAGTACTTTGTGGGATTTTATTTCCCTCAGCTCTTTACTGCATTCTTCAGAATAGTTCCGGACATACCACCATTCTCTCTCAATGGAATGCAGATACTGCCAATCCTGCTGCCACTTCACCTCATCCAGATTGGTGAGGCAACTGTGGtgcattttttctttgcttttctcaCATGGGAAACAGACTTAAAGACATTGGGATCGCCTGTCCAGGAAGAACCCATAAATCTTTCTCCTCATTAGGCCTTATTTTTGGAGGAGCAGTGAAGCTAGTTGCCACAGGGGTGACAGACTCATTCACAGGCTCTGGAGTCTCTTCTTCATATTCTTCCCATCCTGGTACAGTTTTCATGGAATAATCCTCCTTAGGTTTAGGAAGGAacagcaatcattttttttttcctctcaagGGATATCTTACCCGCCATATCTTGCTCCGCCACATCAGTACTTTCCCCGGGCTCCCTGTAGGTTTGACACACCACCACTGTGTACTGACAATACTTGTTTGGCATTTACATTGAGTCTGTTCGACGGCCTCTTACCCGGATTCCCCCTCACTATCCACAGGGGAAGAGGTCCACTCCTTAATAATATCATCATTTTCCTCAGGCAGTGGAGGATCTCTGAAGGTTGGAGCCACTGATACAATGGGTCCTAACCTGCCAAAAGAGACTCTAGCCCAATCTATGTCAGGGCCTATGACCAGAGTAGGGGTAGGTACTGCAAAGGCAGTAAAAATACTGACTGTCAGGACCCCACATTGTCCCAAGTCACTCACAGACACTCTGGGTTGGGAAGGGCTCTCCATAGGGCACAACAAGGAGGTAGTCAGTCTCGGGTCTTTCCTTCTCTAAGACCTTGAGCAGCTCTGCCTGAGAACTTACCTCCAGTGAGGTATCTAGCTCAACGGAGCCTCACATCCATTCAACTTCcgtgcacagtgccatctactgtacactgtgagaacaccaaggggcatagttTAAGGCAGAATTGTAGCAATATGATATGTTTTAACTTATGCAAGAACTAGCAGGATATACTTGTTGGCAGTTACAGACCATGTGGTCAGCAGCTAATGGTCTCTCTTGGGATCAGTTAATAAAGTCTGTGCTACGTGATCCTGAGTGTGTACCTCCTTGATGTAAGTCTCCCTTCATAACATGGTGGCAGCAGAGAACTAACCATCTCAAGGACTATGTATGACTGgccacaatataacattttaagttATGCACTGTTATAAACAATGTTTGctgttctaatttttttgtgttctttaaagAGAAAGGATGTGGCAATATGATATTTTACAACTGGCCACTAGAGGTCTCACTGTTTTAACTTATGCAAGAACTAGTAGGATATACTTGTTGGCAGTTACAGACCGTGTGGTCAGCAGCTAATGGTCTCTCTTGGGATCAGTTAATAAAGTCTGTGCTACGTGATCCTGAGTGTGTACCTCCTTGATGTAAGTCTCCCTTCATAACAAGAATAATGTAATAGgtcccccattaggacccatttaggtgtctataacactgggGATTTTCCTGCCAATATTAATtagggtggctaatttaccagacccctacacCAGGAAAATGTTATACTAGCAGGACTCGCTTCAGTAACACTGaatacaaaacagaaataaaattcaCAACTATATTCCAATACTAAAATCATTTCAGGTATCATACCCAGTGATACACAAAGTTTACCATGGGGACTACctgaaaggaaaacaaaatagagCCAATTTACacctttatagtaaaaaaaaaggaaatacatgaGCTATTAATAAAACTATTCCAAAGAAGATAGGAAAAATAGAGCGATATACAGAGGGACATATTGCTAGagcagaataataaaaagtaaataaaatagttGCTGTATTCTTAAAGGATAACAATTACacattaaaatgatacatttccTAATTGGCATTTATAGAAGGAACTTGAGTATCtaataagatatttttaaagcCTAATAAGCTTCTACACCTCCAGCTCCTGGTGAAAAAAATTCCTATAAAAGCGTGTGTTTTACTGATGGTAAGAAGAAGAATAAAGCTGCTCTTTGTGAACCAGCAGTACAACAATGGGATTAAATCCAGGAGCCTGCTATAACCCTTCTATTTAATCTCTATTCGCTCTCCTTGGCAGGGCCTCCAAAGATGGCAATGAACGCTAGTAACCCCTCCACTGAATATTTAGTCATTAGCAGCAAAACCTTATAAGtaaaatgcatacaaaatattattagcttttatttataaagtgaaaatatttttacatagcaCTTTACAGATTGTTCATTACAACAGTCCGTGTGCAAGCAAAgcttaaatttttattttaccattttattattatttttaatatcacATTCACATGACACAAACATATTActgtttcatcaggagccaattacaGGACAAGGAAATTGtcaattgttaaaggaaaagtaaaggtgAGGTCACTGAGtggtgctaaaagttaggcacccccccgAGATTGCATTTACTGATACtttgggccggtgctcctgtttaaagaaaactgcactgggccaGGATTCTTCtcagtgagcaccaaggagccTCTTCTTTCTTCACGCAGGTGCGCAGCCAAACTTAAATTCAGAAAACAGCCTTTTCAATTTACTTGGAACATTAGTCTATTTAGCAGGGTCAGATTTGGCTGGTTGGACACTGGGTAAAAACTCAGTGGACCCCTTGTGAGCCGACAcaggcctgccccccccccaaccaggAACTGTTGGTGCTGTGCTACCCCTTCGTGaccaaaaacaaaaggaaaaagtcATGGGGTGCAGGCACCCACATTGGAGGGGGGGAGGGTGCTGCTCTGCAGCACGACAGCAAAAAAACATTCCATTTAATTCATACAGAAATCAACATATAAAACTAGTGTATAGTAAAGGAATAATGTAAGCCCTACTTCCTACTTTAAAACATAAAGCTAATAGAAGTCATTAAAATCTACTTttctcatttacagcaggggATAAATTATCTTTGAAATGTCTCATAAAATTTTTCTTAATTTCAGTAAAGTCTACCAGCCTTATCagcaaaaatgcaaaatacatatTTCTCTATGGAGCTTTGAATGGGTTTCTTTTGTTATTTCCTAGAACACTGCTTGACAAGCACTGAATGCCCAAGAAACATTGTCTGCATTCATTTCTCAATTTTCTGTCTTTGCAATCGATTTGCAAGTATTAGAATACTGGATTGATATGAGAtatgaaaaaaacagttttacagTAAGCAAAACAAATCCACCAAACCTTAAAAACGGGCACAAATTCTTACTATAGAACAGGTCTGCTTCATATATCCTAATGCACCTCATTTTTGGATATGCGTTatcttttttgattattttaaccTCTTAATGCTAAGGGTGATGtataagagcaataaaaaaaatccacaaactaCAGCATTTCATCTCTGTTGATCAATAGAATGCTATAACGTAATATAGAATTGAACTCTAGTATTTCCCTCATCTGACCCCTTCCCAATTAGTTGAGAAGCACCGAGCCATGCATTTATTTCCTTGACCCTTTGTCTGAGCCTCAAGTATTATCCAGGACCCGCCTCTAGCAAGCCTATTGGTGTATTAAAGTGGTTAGTGTCGGATGCTTTTCTCTTGCACTTGCTCAGCCCCCATCACCAGTCACCAGCTCCCAGATAAGTAGAGCTCCCAGCTGCATCCTCCTGGCAGATCATCACAGGATAAAGCCTCAGATCTGTTCCACTGTCTCGTGCTTTACATCCGCTGTCAAAATGGTAGATGCCTTTTGTGCCACATGGAAGCTGGTAGACAGCCAAAACTTTGATGAGTACATGAAATCTCTaggtatgttttttttacttaagctACATACATACTGAGTCACAGAAGGTTCCTCATTTTCGGTTTTATATACATCATTCTGATTACAGTATCATAAGAGTAATAGAATGCATTCTGCAGCACTGAATAGAGAGAGAAATACAGCAATCTTCTTCACTTCACTAGCATTTAGTTTCTTGATACTGGAAATGTGATAGTTGTGTCTTTTGTTATGACATCTTGGTTAAAAAGTAGCAGTTGGTGAGTATTCCAGCTTTGTAACTGATCTGTATGAAAAGTGACAGATCTTTTCTCTTTGCTGTTTTCTTTCTTCTCTAGGAGTAGGTTTTGCCACCAGGCAGGTTGGAAATGTGACCAAACCCACAGTCATTATTAACCAAGAAGGGGACAAAGTGGTGATCAGAACCCAGAGCACATTTAAGAATACAGAGATCAGCTTTAAGCTAGGGGAAGAATTTGATGAAGCCACTGCAGATGACAGGAATTGCAAGGTGAGTgacaaaactttgaaaaatcaagaaTAGTAAAGAActgtatatatttcaaaatataccAACTTGATGTATTTACTATTCCTTTTATATGTTGTtgttttgttaaaatgtaaatggtTGCTGTAACTTTTTAGGCACCGACCTCTCCAGGCATCAGGGCAACAATGTAAATGAGCTCTTCAGTTACTGATCTGTGCCTTAAGAGGCACTTTATCTGACCAAGAGAGTATATGCACTAGCAACTAAGCAAGTTTTTTGCAGAAAGTTAACACTCACTGTCACTGCATATGACACTACTATCCTCATCATTAATACATATATTATCACGCACTGGTAAGCACTCTTTATACCTAATGACATATATGACTCATGTGCCATTCCAATTGTCACTATTTCTTGAGGTGATCTGAGTGCACAGCTTAGCATACAGCTAAAAATGCGCATGAGGGTGATAGTGATCCAAATGCTAAATGTGCTAAATGTGACTGAGCCACTGCATTTAAAGTGCTCCATTTATTTTGACAAATAAAAATCCTATACCATCGCATATTTTTTCTTGCTATGAATGGGCTAGCAGTTGGCATAAACCAATTCCAAACTCTAGTTACAGCCACCATAGGAATGCGCAGTGTTGTAGAGCTCAACCCCTGATTTCAATCACATTCCCTGCTAGGATTATTTTTGAGAATATTCTGATAATGggacatattattattactaatttatattggatatatttgggtgcatatttatcaaatggtgaaagtGAGAGTTCAACTCTCGATCACcatgcctttaaaaaaatcaatataaatgaTTAAAGAGCAGTGAAATTTCTCTCTTGTGGACTGCAGCAAACTCTAGCTTTACTTTTGGATAAATATGTATGGGCTTGTGGTGGCTGGATAGGTAACTGTCAGCTTACCGGGCTCTTTAATTGCCAAATACTCCATGAATTTACTGCCCCCCttttttgtggacatttttgTCTTGAGAAAAGTACAATGCTCTGATTATTATTCTAAGACCATGACTTTGGCAAGACATTAGACTCAAGCATATTCCCCAGTTTCCAAGTTTCTAAAGGTCAGCTTAAGTTTTAGTTATGTTAAAATTCAAAGTATGTTTAGCACTGAAAGGGTCAGTAAGTGGCATTTCAACACAGTGCATCAACTAAGTACTTAGTTTCGGATGTTGGAGGAGTAATTTTTTgcattctgacttttttaaatatttgattaaaaatgccTTTTTAGAGTGTTTTATTTGTGTGCATAACCtttaaaccactgaaaatatttaattaatgtatataagTTTCTTACCTCCTGTCTTTATGTTATTCCTCTCTGCAGTCCACTGTAGCCCTAGAAGGGGATAAAATGGTGCATGTACAAAAATGGGATGGAAAAGAGACCAAGTTTGTAAGGGAAATCAAAGATGGAAAAATGATTATGGTAAGTTCTTGGAACTCGAGCAGGTAACATATGAGAAATGGTGCTATTGGAACTACTAAAAGTTTTGTAGCCTTTTTACACAAATATGTACTTAAAAGTAATCTACATTGATATataacttaaagttaacttaaaagtgaatcaCCTATTTAATGGTAAACTATACCtgtgaacattgcaggtctctatagaaatatattgcataaaacagcccaaTAAAGCAATACTGCTTTATctcaataaaccattttcataaaaaaaagtatatggctCTGGACAATCTTCCCTTTGAGGCAATAATCTCAATATTTAAGTAGGATTATTACTGGGGTTGTATATTTTCCAAAGCAAATTTGGTTCTAAACAATGTTTCATTACATAATAATGTCCTTTGCTGTTTACTACCTTGCTGGGTCTGTTTTAGACTTGTATGAAAAGTTGGTGAACTACAGTTCACTATACATGCACTTGCAGTGTCCATTTAGAATAACAAATATATCTGTGTTCTTCAAACATGGTTTTGTAGTAATAAGCTAATGAGTACAGCTGTAATGCTGTGGCACATGGGTTGTTTAAAATTATCAAAATGCCTACAACTAAATCAATTGATTACATAAATGGAAATTGTGATGGCTTGCCACAACATTGTTATTGTCATAACCAAAACATGGCAGCACACCCATACAAGGAAAACATAGCACTAACATTAATGGGAAGTGATGTATAGTGGGTAGCACGCAATCAAAATGATCTCTCGATGTAGTAAGACTTGCATAGGTTCTCTCAcatcaatatatattttcttttctgacagctacagaaaaaaaaatcaacactatggggcccattcactaacaatcaaatttaggtcaatgggagctgtgctgatccttttggacctctttaaatcaagtcagacttttagaggttttcgtattttttttcgtatttcatggtttcaaaaacctctaaaactaaaaTCTAAACTTTGATGAATAGGCctgcatatataaattaaattgtatttcatCATGTTAaccaattttaaaattgattttaagaTATTATGGCTCATTTATTGTAGTCTCAGACACAAGTGGaaaagcactaaggggtgcaaaattgcaTCTAGGATAATCAGTTCTGCAGACTGTACTCTGCACCTTGCCCTCATTGGAAGttcagtgcaaggtgcagagtcCAGTACTATTGGACAATAATTACCACTCTACATAGTTTACATAGTTTTAAACTACCCCCTTATAGTTGCTATActgcatttaaaaacaattattgagGTACATGCTACATGTATATTACTTGTAAGCACAATTCATCCAGAGAAACAAGGATATCAACAGAATATCCTGTAGAAATGCACAAAGTATTGGAAAGAAGCAtgaatctgtttttttcttatcTAAAAATATAATGCTCTCTCCACAGACCCTTACTTTTGGTGATATTGTTTCTGTTCGTCAGTATGAGAAGGCATAACATGATACTATCTGATATGTGACCACTCACTGCTTGCCCAAGTATAATTTCTCTGGAAGAATGGGAGGAAGTTCAACCTCAGTGACATCATGAACTCTGCAATAGAAATCATATGCCACATCCAGTTCTGTGTACACTTCCAACTTGTAACACTGAATTATTGTTGCTGGATACTATGTAAcaacattttattaaagttttgaaatgtttgtatttttactGAAGGTGGTggcaaatttatttatatttacagacTGCATAGTTACATTTCTAATAATGTTCatctgaattaacttttagtatgatgtagacagtaacATTCTGAAACCATTTGAGTTATCTGAaccattttgagttatttagctatttattcaacagctctctagtttgcatttacagcaatctggttgctagggtccaaattaccaaagcaagcatgcattgttttgaataagaaactggaatatgaataggagaggatctgaatagaaatatgagtaataaaatgcagcaataacaatacatttgtatccttgcaGATCAATTGCTGTTTAgggcatttgaaagctggaaagagtaagaagaatgtaaataatttaaaaaaaacaatacaaaaaaagtgaaagccagctaaaaagttgtttggaattacTTTTAGAAcacactaaaagtaaacttaaatgtgaaccacccctttaactttcacTTTGCTGTATACCCTGAATGATGACAAATGTATAATTTCAGCTGAATACAATATATCCCAAAAGTATTTAGGATTAGCATGGACACCAGATAAATTGATTGAAACAAATGGGCATTAACAGAGTAAAAGACACCATTTATCAATAACTGGGTATTTTGAGAATGTGTTTTATTGATTTAGAACTATAGGGATTTATCAGCCCAATTGCGCAAAGTGTAAAGgttacatggggaggcacatttattaaagtttggtttttttaaactccaaaaaaatttaattttactcgAAATTagaatggggggttatttataaaaataatcgaatatctaaaacctGGACGAAAATtcagattcgagttttttcttctACTTATatgtgaactcggcaggttttaggtggtgaacagtCAAATTTgcgttcttaaagggccagagtatgataaatctcataaTTCTAATCCAAATTAaatctcgaatcgagtttggataattcacaattcgaattagagagttttgaccataaaaaaaaattccaatttgagtTCTTAATAAAACAGCCCCTTGACAtatgcaatgtacagtatatagagttTGATATAGAATGTTCTTTTCTTAGCAATTTTCATTTGtcactgtaattaatccttattagaggcaacacaatcctatttgattaatattaaaatttattttaagtagCATTAAAAcctcaagtcccgagcattctggatatatataGTGTCAGAGTTTCTGCTTGGTTGAGTGGAATGGCATGGTGTCAGACAACTCCTGCCTTGCTCTCATTTTGGGCTTGAAAGATCCTTCCGGGGAAATAGGTTGTATAGTCTCCTTATGACTAAAGGACACTACAGGGGAGTATACATATGTGCATGGATGAGCAAGCTTTTATGTTATAAGTTTATGTACTTAGGTATTGCCTATAGTTAGTGTAGAATTGCAAAACATATGCATTGCTGAAAAGTTCTTCAATGCTATTCTTCAATGCTGCAAAGTCATTGATTTTATAAGGTAGGATTACAGGCAAATTGACTGCATAACCAACCCTGGCAGCCTTGAAAACATttaggtactgtatatataatgccATCCACTTAAAAGTATCTGCCACCTCTTATCTTGCATGGTACCACTTGTTGATAGGGAGGGGCAGATAAATAATTTGTATGGGTTTTGCCAAATCATTTTACTaaaaagcaggggtgtaactatagaggaaataggccctgcaactgctggggcacccaggaactatagcaggCCCCATGGGACTGATAAGCAGTAgcaatatatgtttatggaaaataTCTTGTTCACAAAGTTTAGGGGCAAAATGATTCTGATTCTGTCATTTCACAGCTGAAAAGTCCATGTAAGTGATAcctcatataattcagtaaacaTATTCCAATGAAAACAGTTGATGTTGTGCTATAATATAAATTCCATGTCAATAGTTCCATTAACTAACGTGCTAAGTCAGTCagttcattggtggtcagtggtgTTTGCCCTAATTTTAAACCCTACCCACTTTCCTGCCTGTCATGTTGCTCTGCCTTGTTGTTGCTTGATACCAGAGGGTTAACGTTTTTGCATAATCTATGTAAACCATGAACATTTAGGAGGCCTGATGATCTTTTTGCAGGGCCCAGTAACTTGTAATGAATGTTCTTACAGAAGTTATATCAATTTAAGCTAAGtgtatatgtaatttatgtaatttatgaaaacaaaatgagGGCACAGTCCCTGAAAAGTTTAGTTGCATTCTGTATCTAACTCACTACATGATATGGAATGCTTTGTACACTGGGGCCATATGCTTTTTGAGCCACAAGTACCTGGTAATCCTTGTGCATTGTGCGATCATTTGCCAGTACTAATGCGCAATCTAGTTGATAAAGCTGCCTATTGGGCATCATTTGCCAGTACTAATTCGCAATCTAGTTGATAAAGCTGCCTATTGGGCATTCAGCCAAAAgaagacaaacatttttttgcacaaatattaAGTCCACAAATTTCATCAGTATTAGTTATGACACAAGTCTTACAAAAGTTACACAATGGCTATAGTTTTATGAATGAATCTCCATTAACTAGTGGGAGGGAACTGGGTTTAAATAAAAGGAGCAAAGGTAAAACCCTCATTAAGTTCATAGGGTGCTTTGCTATTCATGTTATAGATCCATTCTGCCTCTTTCTGTAGCAGTTTTTTATTTAGGTTTCATATTCGAGTAGTGTTGTCTTTTCTATCCCATATTATCATATCAATATTGCCTTTATGTAATGTATTGATGTGATTGGCTACagatgtattttgtttatttttcccaTCTCCGACGTGTTCCATAATCCTGCGTCTACATTCTCTGATCGTTTTCCCGACATATTCTACACCACAGTCACATTGCATCATATAAACTACGCCACATGTTTTACAATTGATAAAGGCCT
The genomic region above belongs to Xenopus laevis strain J_2021 chromosome 5L, Xenopus_laevis_v10.1, whole genome shotgun sequence and contains:
- the fabp7.L gene encoding fatty acid binding protein 7, brain L homeolog; protein product: MVDAFCATWKLVDSQNFDEYMKSLGVGFATRQVGNVTKPTVIINQEGDKVVIRTQSTFKNTEISFKLGEEFDEATADDRNCKSTVALEGDKMVHVQKWDGKETKFVREIKDGKMIMTLTFGDIVSVRQYEKA